From Deltaproteobacteria bacterium, one genomic window encodes:
- a CDS encoding metallophosphatase family protein encodes MLYAFISDIHSNLEALSAVLTKCADIGADNIVCLGDIVGYNANPNECIELIRKNNIRSVMGNHDERAAGLCEPDTFNAEAQAAIYWTREAMSREHRAYLKSLPQQVDEKNGISAVHGTLRSHDEYLFSAEDAPFELKLVQKSAIKILFFGHTHSPALYGTKTVPGASVYLQQETILDPSGIYLVNPGSVGQPRDGDPRAAFCTFDSESGVLKFHRVEYDIKKASQKVLAAGLPEYLGKRLFTGR; translated from the coding sequence ATGCTATACGCCTTTATATCGGACATACACTCGAACCTCGAGGCCCTCTCTGCCGTGCTTACGAAATGCGCGGACATCGGCGCTGATAATATCGTCTGTCTCGGCGACATAGTCGGCTACAACGCAAACCCAAACGAATGCATAGAACTCATACGTAAAAACAACATACGCTCGGTCATGGGCAACCACGACGAGAGGGCCGCAGGACTTTGCGAGCCTGACACCTTCAACGCCGAAGCGCAGGCAGCTATCTACTGGACAAGAGAGGCCATGAGCCGTGAACACAGGGCCTATCTCAAATCTCTACCGCAGCAAGTAGACGAGAAAAACGGTATCTCTGCGGTGCACGGAACGCTTAGAAGCCATGACGAGTACCTATTTAGCGCAGAGGATGCGCCGTTCGAGCTAAAGCTCGTGCAGAAGAGCGCGATAAAAATACTTTTCTTCGGGCACACGCACTCGCCTGCGCTCTACGGCACAAAGACAGTACCCGGAGCCTCGGTGTACTTGCAGCAGGAAACGATACTTGACCCTTCAGGCATTTACCTCGTAAACCCGGGAAGTGTCGGGCAGCCCAGAGACGGCGACCCGAGAGCGGCGTTTTGCACATTTGACAGTGAAAGCGGCGTGCTGAAGTTCCATCGTGTCGAATACGACATAAAAAAAGCCTCTCAAAAGGTTCTGGCAGCTGGGCTGCCCGAATACCTTGGCAAGAGGCTTTTTACCGGAAGATAG